In Nocardia sputorum, a single genomic region encodes these proteins:
- a CDS encoding Dyp-type peroxidase: MPARRPPRTVAERNRPRPARINRRRLLGGGAAAAGVAGIGLGATVLREPDASPGEATVPFYGPHQAGIDTVPQGHAAFVAFDLKPGVGRDDLVGLLKIWTGDAARLTQGLPALADTEPELAQRPARLTVTVGFGPAVFPAAGLEHRRPSWLRPLPPFVIDRLESAWTGGDLLLQVCADETTTVSHTVRVLSRSVSSLVTVRWVQRGFRNAAPGRTPRNLMGQVDGTVNLTPGTPEFARLVWDDGATQPWLDGGTSCVLRRIAMTLDTWDQIDREERELTIGRTIAHGAPLTGTDEFDEPDFTAVDAHGIPVIPPSSHIARAHHTHDGERFLRRGYNYDDTPTPGGISNSGLLFTAYQRDVDTQFLPVQRRLAEFDALNVWTTPIGSAVFAIPPGVATPGGYLGQPLFEA, translated from the coding sequence ATGCCGGCGCGCAGACCCCCGCGCACGGTGGCTGAACGGAACCGACCGCGCCCCGCACGGATCAACCGGCGGCGTCTGCTGGGCGGCGGCGCCGCCGCGGCCGGCGTCGCCGGGATCGGGCTCGGCGCGACCGTCCTGCGGGAACCCGATGCGTCGCCCGGGGAGGCGACGGTGCCGTTCTACGGACCGCATCAGGCCGGCATCGATACCGTCCCGCAAGGACACGCGGCCTTCGTCGCCTTCGATCTGAAGCCGGGTGTCGGACGCGACGACCTCGTCGGACTGCTGAAGATCTGGACCGGCGACGCCGCCCGGCTCACCCAGGGCCTGCCCGCCCTCGCTGACACCGAACCCGAACTCGCGCAGCGCCCGGCGCGGCTCACCGTCACAGTCGGTTTCGGGCCTGCGGTCTTCCCCGCCGCCGGTCTCGAGCACCGCAGGCCGTCCTGGCTGCGGCCGCTGCCACCGTTCGTCATCGACCGGCTCGAATCCGCCTGGACCGGCGGCGACTTGCTGCTGCAGGTGTGCGCCGACGAGACGACCACCGTGTCGCATACGGTGCGCGTGCTGTCCCGCAGCGTGTCCTCGCTGGTCACCGTGCGCTGGGTGCAACGCGGCTTCCGGAATGCCGCGCCGGGCAGGACGCCGCGCAATCTGATGGGCCAGGTCGACGGCACGGTGAACCTCACACCGGGCACACCGGAGTTCGCCCGCCTGGTGTGGGACGACGGCGCCACCCAGCCGTGGCTGGACGGCGGCACCTCCTGCGTGCTCCGCCGGATCGCGATGACGCTGGACACCTGGGACCAGATCGACCGGGAGGAAAGGGAACTCACCATCGGACGCACCATCGCCCACGGTGCGCCGCTGACCGGAACCGACGAGTTCGACGAGCCGGATTTCACGGCCGTCGACGCCCACGGCATCCCCGTCATCCCACCGTCGTCGCACATCGCTCGCGCTCATCACACGCACGACGGCGAGCGTTTCCTGCGACGCGGCTACAACTACGACGACACGCCCACGCCGGGCGGGATCTCCAACTCCGGTCTGCTGTTCACCGCCTATCAGCGTGACGTGGACACCCAATTCCTTCCGGTGCAGCGCCGGTTGGCGGAGTTCGACGCGCTCAATGTGTGGACTACGCCGATCGGTTCCGCGGTATTCGCGATCCCGCCCGGTGTCGCGACACCGGGCGGCTATCTCGGGCAACCGCTGTTCGAGGCGTGA
- a CDS encoding cysteine hydrolase family protein — MSDTALLLIDLQNSYLVQDVRDALGWPPIWRLDQIVAECRDLAEAARTAHLPVVYSRQIPSTAKMLALNPRSARHRRSRAALVPKLTAEDRHWRSQIIDAVAPQPDDLVLDKTRHSFFAYTELDPILRSMNIRRLVVAGLQTNVCVEATVRAALERNFEVAVAEDAVTTDGPALHFAALNAMRVLYVEVAPWRELLAPGAAWDVAYRTPNYGRDPAYWSDPHMPVPNR; from the coding sequence ATGTCCGATACCGCGCTGTTGCTGATCGATCTGCAGAACAGCTACCTCGTCCAAGACGTGCGTGACGCGCTGGGGTGGCCCCCGATCTGGCGGCTCGACCAGATTGTGGCCGAGTGCCGCGATCTGGCCGAAGCCGCCCGCACGGCGCACCTGCCGGTGGTCTACTCACGGCAGATACCCAGCACGGCGAAGATGTTGGCCCTCAACCCGCGGTCCGCCCGGCACAGGCGTTCCCGTGCCGCGTTGGTGCCGAAGCTGACCGCCGAAGACCGGCACTGGCGGTCGCAGATCATCGACGCCGTGGCTCCGCAGCCTGATGACCTTGTCCTCGACAAGACCCGGCACAGCTTCTTCGCGTACACCGAACTCGACCCGATCCTGCGCAGCATGAACATCCGCCGGCTCGTCGTCGCCGGTTTGCAGACCAACGTCTGCGTGGAAGCGACCGTCCGCGCGGCGCTGGAACGCAACTTCGAAGTGGCCGTGGCCGAGGACGCGGTCACCACCGACGGGCCCGCCCTGCACTTCGCGGCCCTCAACGCGATGCGCGTGCTCTACGTCGAAGTCGCTCCCTGGCGTGAACTGCTCGCGCCCGGCGCGGCATGGGACGTGGCCTATCGGACACCGAACTACGGCCGGGATCCCGCGTATTGGTCGGATCCGCACATGCCTGTGCCGAACCGATAG
- a CDS encoding MarR family winged helix-turn-helix transcriptional regulator, with protein MDKPVSSVEFETMLLGRHSLSAKARRGSGHLDRSAYTVLSRLRVQGPMSVGELSDAFGLDTSTLHRQTTAMRAAGLIERIPDPDGGMARKFRLTAEGGRQLDAERAYNVRALESVLAQWSSEDVAAFAGFLKRFNTDIERIDKRPWPRP; from the coding sequence GTGGACAAGCCCGTATCTTCGGTGGAGTTCGAGACCATGCTGCTGGGGCGGCACAGCCTCAGCGCCAAGGCCCGCCGGGGCAGCGGCCACCTCGACCGCAGCGCCTACACGGTGCTGAGCAGGCTGCGGGTGCAGGGGCCGATGTCCGTGGGCGAACTCAGCGACGCCTTCGGGCTGGATACCTCTACGCTGCACCGCCAGACGACCGCCATGCGGGCGGCCGGCCTGATCGAACGCATCCCGGACCCGGACGGGGGCATGGCGCGCAAGTTCCGCCTCACCGCGGAGGGCGGGCGTCAGCTCGACGCCGAACGCGCCTACAACGTCCGGGCCCTGGAAAGCGTGCTGGCGCAGTGGTCGTCCGAGGACGTCGCCGCGTTCGCCGGATTCCTGAAGCGGTTCAACACCGACATCGAGCGCATCGACAAGCGTCCGTGGCCCCGGCCGTGA
- a CDS encoding MFS transporter translates to MTAPSAARSEGIVGVLAAAGIVAALMQTLVVPLIGDLPRLLDTTASNASWVITATLLAGAVATPITGRLGDLYGKRRMLLACTVPLIGGSLVCALASSVVPMIAGRGLQGIGMGVVPLGISALRDVLPTERLGTSIAVMSASMGIGGALGLPLAAAVAENASWRVLFWGSAVLSAGVATLIWLLVPAIPARGGGGFDVLGALGLGTALVCLLLAVSKGADWGWTSGTVLGLFAIAVLVLPAWGWWELRTADPLVDLRVTARKQVLLTNAASIVVGFAMYAQSLIVPQLLQLPVVTGYGLGQSMLAMGLWMAPAGLVMMAVSPLGARLSAARGPKVTLIVGSLVIALGYGSSILLMGSTWGLLIVTSVCSGGVGLAYGSMPALIMSAVPLSETASADSFNTLMRSIGTTVSAAVVGVVLAQMSTSLGGHTIPTEAGFRTGLLIGCGVSVLAALVALAIPVRKPAVPPVGTAEPEPAVARA, encoded by the coding sequence GTGACAGCACCATCGGCAGCTCGGTCCGAGGGCATCGTCGGCGTACTCGCGGCGGCGGGCATCGTCGCCGCCCTGATGCAAACCCTGGTGGTGCCGCTGATCGGGGACCTGCCCCGGCTCCTGGACACCACCGCGTCCAACGCCTCCTGGGTGATCACGGCGACACTGCTCGCCGGTGCGGTGGCCACGCCGATCACCGGCCGCCTCGGCGATCTCTACGGCAAGCGGCGGATGCTGCTCGCCTGCACCGTTCCGCTCATCGGCGGATCGCTGGTCTGCGCGCTCGCGAGCTCGGTCGTGCCGATGATCGCGGGCCGCGGCCTGCAGGGCATCGGCATGGGCGTCGTCCCGCTCGGCATCAGCGCGTTGCGGGACGTCCTGCCCACCGAACGGCTCGGCACGTCCATCGCGGTGATGAGCGCCTCGATGGGAATCGGTGGCGCGCTGGGGCTTCCGTTGGCCGCGGCGGTCGCCGAGAACGCCAGCTGGCGGGTGCTGTTCTGGGGCTCGGCCGTGCTGAGCGCGGGCGTGGCCACGCTGATCTGGCTGCTGGTGCCCGCCATCCCGGCGCGCGGCGGGGGTGGCTTCGACGTGCTCGGCGCCCTCGGTCTCGGTACGGCGCTGGTGTGCCTGTTGCTCGCGGTCTCCAAGGGCGCCGACTGGGGCTGGACGAGCGGAACCGTCCTCGGCCTGTTCGCGATCGCGGTCCTGGTGCTGCCGGCCTGGGGCTGGTGGGAACTGCGCACCGCGGATCCGCTGGTCGACCTGCGGGTGACCGCGCGCAAGCAGGTGCTGCTGACCAACGCCGCCTCGATCGTGGTCGGGTTCGCCATGTACGCGCAGTCGTTGATCGTGCCGCAATTGCTGCAACTGCCGGTGGTCACCGGATACGGCCTCGGACAGTCCATGCTGGCGATGGGATTGTGGATGGCGCCCGCCGGGCTGGTGATGATGGCGGTCTCCCCCCTCGGCGCCCGGCTTTCGGCCGCGCGCGGCCCGAAGGTGACGCTCATCGTGGGCAGCTTGGTGATCGCCCTCGGCTACGGATCATCGATCCTGCTGATGGGGTCGACCTGGGGTCTGCTCATCGTGACCTCCGTATGCAGCGGTGGCGTCGGCCTCGCCTACGGCTCGATGCCCGCCCTCATCATGAGCGCGGTCCCGCTGTCGGAGACCGCGTCGGCCGACAGCTTCAACACCCTGATGCGCTCGATCGGGACCACGGTCTCGGCCGCGGTCGTCGGCGTCGTCCTGGCGCAGATGAGCACGAGCCTCGGCGGGCACACCATCCCCACCGAGGCAGGTTTCCGCACCGGATTGCTGATCGGGTGCGGCGTCTCGGTACTCGCCGCGCTGGTCGCGCTGGCCATTCCGGTCCGCAAGCCCGCCGTTCCGCCGGTCGGCACCGCCGAACCGGAGCCCGCGGTCGCGCGCGCTTGA
- a CDS encoding TetR/AcrR family transcriptional regulator, with amino-acid sequence MTGVNGPREREKARVRRELVDAALRLFESHGFEQTTVQQIADAVRVSRRTFHRHFPSKLAVVFSHEEDLMAQLLAALDRRPPSESVLTALRAALRDFLLDEQDAPSRERQADTARRARQLLIGNPELRRENFIGALGRQRAMALNFAARAGLPADDLRPQLTAAACFAAFGVGLDHWMLGADHSIAALHRILDRAVASLQQGIDIPRAS; translated from the coding sequence ATGACGGGCGTGAACGGTCCGCGCGAACGCGAAAAGGCGCGGGTGCGGCGGGAATTGGTCGACGCGGCCCTGCGGCTGTTCGAATCACATGGGTTCGAGCAGACCACCGTGCAGCAGATCGCCGACGCCGTGCGGGTCTCCCGGCGCACCTTCCACCGCCACTTTCCGTCGAAGCTCGCGGTGGTCTTCAGCCACGAGGAAGATCTGATGGCCCAGCTGCTCGCCGCCCTCGACCGGCGCCCGCCGAGCGAATCGGTGCTGACCGCGCTGCGTGCGGCCCTGCGCGACTTCTTGCTCGACGAACAGGACGCCCCGTCCCGCGAACGCCAGGCGGACACGGCGCGCAGAGCCAGGCAACTGCTGATCGGCAACCCGGAATTGCGCCGGGAGAACTTCATCGGGGCACTGGGCCGCCAGCGCGCGATGGCGCTGAACTTCGCCGCCCGCGCCGGACTGCCCGCCGATGATCTGCGGCCGCAGCTCACCGCCGCGGCCTGTTTCGCGGCGTTCGGCGTCGGCCTCGACCACTGGATGCTGGGCGCGGACCATTCGATCGCCGCCTTGCACCGCATCCTCGATCGCGCGGTGGCCTCGCTCCAGCAGGGCATCGACATCCCGCGCGCGAGCTGA
- a CDS encoding response regulator transcription factor: MEHSAPQAARRILVVDDEMTIAESVAARLRAEGFTVDLAHDGPSAVIAAEAVDPDLVVLDVMLPGFDGLEVCRRIQARRPVPVLMLTARADETDQLVGLGVGADDYLTKPFSLRVLTARVHALLRRMERAADRDGATILVGDLRIDVDQRRVWRADVEALLTPLEFDLLARLARRPRTVLARERLLEDVWDWSDAAGTRAVDSHIKALRRKLGADLIRTVRGVGYALEAR, encoded by the coding sequence ATGGAACACAGCGCACCGCAGGCGGCACGGCGGATCCTGGTGGTGGACGACGAGATGACCATCGCCGAGTCCGTCGCGGCGCGCCTGCGGGCGGAGGGATTCACCGTCGACTTGGCGCACGACGGCCCGTCGGCCGTCATCGCCGCCGAGGCCGTCGACCCCGACTTGGTGGTGCTCGACGTCATGCTGCCCGGGTTCGACGGGTTGGAGGTGTGCCGCCGGATTCAGGCCCGCAGGCCGGTGCCCGTGCTCATGCTCACCGCGCGCGCCGACGAAACCGACCAGCTCGTCGGCTTGGGCGTCGGCGCGGACGACTATCTCACCAAACCGTTTTCGCTGCGCGTGCTCACCGCCCGGGTGCACGCGCTGCTGCGCCGGATGGAGCGGGCGGCCGACCGCGACGGCGCGACGATCCTGGTCGGCGACCTGCGCATCGACGTCGACCAGCGCCGGGTCTGGCGTGCGGACGTCGAGGCGCTGCTCACGCCACTGGAATTCGATCTGCTGGCCCGGCTGGCCCGTCGCCCGCGCACGGTACTGGCCCGCGAGCGGTTGCTGGAAGACGTCTGGGACTGGTCCGACGCGGCGGGCACCCGCGCGGTGGACAGTCACATCAAGGCGCTGCGCCGCAAACTCGGCGCCGACCTGATCCGCACCGTTCGCGGCGTCGGATACGCCCTGGAGGCGCGATGA
- a CDS encoding SDR family NAD(P)-dependent oxidoreductase: MSDRITTPFTAESTAAEVLAGIDLTGRRAVVTGGASGIGVETARALAAAGAEVTLAVRDLAAGERTAADIITTTGNERVRVAALDLADRASVAAFAGDWDGPLHMLINNAGVMASPLTRTPQGWEMQFATNHLGHFALTTGLREALAAAGGARVVSVSSSAHHRSPVVFDDIHFERRPYDPWSAYGQSKTANVLFAVEATRRWAGDGVTVNAVMPGGIRTNLQRHVSDEELERLRAAAGGTGMVWKTPQQGAATSVLVAASPLLDGVGGRYFEDCGEAEVGVLSARNGVAEYALDPEAAARLWQVSSEMLAV, encoded by the coding sequence ATGTCCGATCGCATCACCACCCCGTTCACCGCGGAGTCGACCGCGGCGGAGGTGCTGGCCGGCATCGATCTCACCGGACGGCGTGCCGTCGTCACGGGCGGAGCTTCCGGCATCGGCGTCGAGACCGCCCGGGCACTGGCCGCCGCCGGGGCCGAAGTGACCCTCGCCGTTCGCGACCTCGCGGCCGGGGAACGCACCGCGGCGGACATCATCACGACGACCGGGAACGAGAGGGTGCGGGTCGCCGCGCTCGATCTCGCCGACCGAGCGTCCGTCGCGGCGTTCGCCGGAGATTGGGACGGGCCGCTGCACATGCTGATCAACAACGCGGGCGTGATGGCATCGCCGCTGACGCGCACCCCGCAGGGCTGGGAGATGCAGTTCGCCACCAACCATCTCGGCCACTTCGCGCTGACCACCGGCTTGCGCGAGGCGCTGGCCGCGGCCGGTGGGGCGCGCGTCGTATCGGTCAGTTCCAGTGCGCATCACCGGTCACCGGTCGTCTTCGACGACATCCACTTCGAGCGCAGGCCCTACGATCCGTGGTCGGCGTACGGCCAGTCCAAGACGGCCAACGTATTGTTCGCGGTCGAGGCGACCCGGCGCTGGGCCGGCGACGGCGTCACCGTCAACGCGGTGATGCCCGGCGGTATCCGCACCAATCTGCAGCGGCACGTGTCCGACGAGGAACTCGAGCGGCTCCGCGCGGCCGCGGGCGGGACCGGCATGGTGTGGAAGACGCCGCAGCAGGGTGCGGCGACCTCGGTGCTGGTCGCGGCGTCGCCGTTGCTCGACGGCGTCGGCGGTCGCTACTTCGAGGACTGCGGCGAAGCCGAGGTCGGCGTGCTCAGCGCCCGGAACGGAGTCGCCGAATACGCGCTCGACCCCGAAGCCGCCGCCCGGCTGTGGCAGGTGTCGAGCGAGATGCTGGCGGTATGA
- a CDS encoding endonuclease/exonuclease/phosphatase family protein, with the protein MATWNVLHRVHAENWYEDVATRWPDEGARIAAVTARVAERTERIIALQEVSGDQLASLRMALPDRTFHAMRYQRLPTPRRVPSSLLDGGEYLVVLTAEPSREVTAESFTQDRGKGALVVDAGGLTVIATHVTGDRRRADQLARLAELATGAPANATVLLGDFNTDRASVATGLGDDFVVAECVADALPTRPRVSGTKSQHIDHVVVHGATVTTASVDDVGGVSDHNLVHAGVTM; encoded by the coding sequence GTGGCCACTTGGAACGTTCTGCATCGCGTCCACGCCGAGAACTGGTACGAGGACGTCGCCACCCGCTGGCCGGACGAGGGCGCGCGGATCGCCGCGGTCACCGCGCGGGTGGCCGAACGCACCGAGCGGATCATCGCGTTACAGGAGGTCAGCGGCGATCAATTGGCCAGCCTGCGGATGGCACTGCCGGACCGGACATTCCACGCGATGCGGTACCAGCGGCTGCCGACCCCACGGCGCGTGCCCAGCTCCCTGCTCGACGGCGGCGAGTACCTCGTCGTGCTCACCGCCGAACCGAGCCGGGAAGTCACCGCCGAATCCTTCACCCAGGATCGCGGCAAAGGCGCGCTCGTCGTCGACGCGGGCGGACTGACCGTGATCGCCACCCACGTGACCGGCGATCGGCGGCGCGCCGACCAACTCGCCCGCCTGGCCGAACTCGCCACCGGCGCACCGGCGAACGCCACCGTCCTGCTGGGCGATTTCAACACCGACCGCGCCTCCGTCGCCACCGGACTGGGCGACGACTTCGTGGTCGCCGAATGCGTCGCCGACGCACTGCCGACCCGCCCCCGGGTCTCGGGCACGAAGTCGCAGCACATCGATCACGTGGTCGTGCACGGCGCGACCGTCACGACGGCATCGGTCGACGACGTCGGCGGCGTCTCCGACCACAATCTCGTGCACGCGGGCGTCACGATGTGA
- a CDS encoding copper chaperone PCu(A)C has product MPAITFTPPRAARILRGAIAAAAVPLLLTACSSADKKEAATSAAAVTIADQWVKAADGGMSAAFGDLINSGDTPRTVVSATSPASGRIELHEVVADANGTKAMRPKRGGFVIPAHGRTRLRPGGDHIMFMDLRGPLRTGSETSVTLTFEDGSTTTFTAQVRDFSGNQENYVPDHAGGESHAGAQTPAHGG; this is encoded by the coding sequence ATGCCTGCCATTACTTTCACTCCGCCGCGCGCCGCTCGCATCCTGCGCGGTGCGATCGCCGCCGCGGCGGTGCCCCTGCTGCTCACCGCGTGCTCGTCGGCCGACAAGAAGGAAGCCGCCACCTCGGCCGCTGCCGTGACCATCGCCGACCAGTGGGTCAAGGCCGCCGACGGCGGGATGTCGGCCGCGTTCGGCGACCTGATCAACAGCGGCGACACCCCGCGCACCGTCGTCTCGGCGACCAGTCCCGCCTCCGGCCGGATCGAATTGCACGAAGTGGTCGCCGACGCGAACGGGACGAAGGCGATGCGGCCCAAGCGCGGCGGGTTCGTCATCCCCGCGCACGGCCGCACCCGGTTGCGGCCCGGCGGTGACCACATCATGTTCATGGACCTGCGCGGACCGCTGCGCACGGGATCGGAGACGTCGGTCACCCTGACCTTCGAGGATGGCTCGACCACCACCTTCACCGCGCAGGTGCGCGACTTCTCCGGCAACCAGGAGAATTACGTGCCCGATCACGCGGGCGGCGAATCCCATGCCGGCGCGCAGACCCCCGCGCACGGTGGCTGA
- a CDS encoding lipase family protein, which produces MSVRRAAITVTMAALLFAGPSMGSVVADPGAGAPGTVATDEALPEHLWIEGAGTARRLTYWSRTSDDRPALAGGAVFVPAGTPPSGGWPVLSWEHGTVGLADDCAPSTAGRSKRDLDYLATWLRQGYAVVATDYIGLGTPGPHAYLDGRAEAHAAIDMVRAARAVDDSLSSEWVAIGQSQGGGAAVFTASLATRYAPELDYRGAVATGPASNIVEAASLLGPAVPPIGNAHLTAYIAYVMNGLKAARPAFDLDGYLSPVGKQLATAAESLCFQALADRARGISVGQLFSRPLADGEFVATARPVMDVPLAGYDRPLFIGQGTNDTDVPAPLTAKLVADLESRGVRPDVHVYPGKDHSATMAASLSDSMPFVARLFS; this is translated from the coding sequence ATGTCGGTGCGACGTGCAGCAATAACCGTGACCATGGCGGCACTGCTTTTCGCTGGGCCGTCGATGGGTTCGGTGGTGGCCGACCCCGGTGCGGGAGCGCCGGGCACGGTCGCCACCGACGAGGCGCTGCCCGAACACCTCTGGATCGAGGGCGCCGGCACGGCCCGCCGCCTCACGTATTGGTCCAGGACCTCCGACGACCGGCCTGCGCTGGCCGGCGGCGCGGTCTTCGTGCCCGCGGGCACGCCGCCGAGCGGTGGCTGGCCGGTGCTGTCGTGGGAGCACGGCACGGTCGGCCTCGCCGACGACTGCGCGCCCTCGACCGCAGGCCGCAGCAAACGCGATCTGGACTACCTGGCGACCTGGCTGCGCCAGGGCTACGCGGTCGTCGCGACCGACTACATCGGTCTGGGCACGCCCGGCCCGCACGCCTATCTGGACGGGCGTGCCGAGGCGCACGCCGCGATCGACATGGTGCGCGCGGCCCGCGCGGTCGATGATTCGCTGTCGTCGGAATGGGTGGCGATCGGGCAGTCACAGGGCGGTGGCGCGGCGGTGTTCACCGCGTCACTGGCCACGCGGTACGCACCCGAGCTCGACTATCGCGGCGCGGTCGCCACCGGCCCGGCCTCGAACATCGTGGAGGCTGCCTCGTTGCTCGGGCCCGCGGTGCCGCCGATCGGCAACGCGCACCTCACCGCCTATATCGCGTATGTGATGAACGGGTTGAAGGCGGCTCGGCCCGCCTTCGATCTCGACGGCTACCTCAGCCCCGTCGGCAAGCAATTGGCGACCGCCGCGGAGTCGTTGTGCTTCCAAGCGCTGGCCGATCGCGCGCGAGGCATCTCGGTCGGCCAGTTGTTCTCCCGTCCGCTCGCCGACGGTGAGTTCGTCGCCACCGCCCGGCCGGTCATGGATGTCCCGCTCGCGGGGTACGACCGGCCGCTGTTCATCGGGCAGGGCACCAACGACACCGACGTCCCCGCCCCGCTGACCGCGAAGCTCGTCGCCGATCTCGAATCGCGCGGCGTCCGGCCGGACGTGCACGTGTATCCGGGCAAGGACCACAGCGCCACCATGGCCGCCTCACTGTCCGACAGCATGCCGTTCGTCGCCCGCCTGTTCTCCTGA
- a CDS encoding GMC oxidoreductase, which yields MRDVIVIGAGGGGPVVAAELAGRGLDVLMLEAGPRHAAPREEWSHAENDANNPNDGFLRFGPQDRRKPAWFREWANNIFVWELSGVGGTTAHYFGNCPRPFPGVFQGYSGPDAAAYDRQHEFPFSFAEFVPYLEWVEATLPVQTAAMGTKESITFRGCENVGLPVQTSRTTTEASFRPQQNAILQPGGYAGRSDRTELLTYPAATGCTFCGHCFQGCYEPVHAPRNLFAKRSTDNSYVPLGLAADAVRPGGRPVELRADSFVRSINWEERGGEVVATGVSWRENGTGAEFTEDAHVVVLAGGTTQSPRLWLNSGLPNPNDWVGRGHTDHFLDWVIGSFDDYTGNSKGANSSARIDFPGRGGIENVGLTPAIQAFTMCLSDSGIRGVYDNGRGPSGPWDGPAGRIVGEELIELLTDGIDHLLNFLVLTDDHVEPRNRITLSLFPADENGAPAKIDVARRQRKPQTIANREFMAARAAEIMRAAGARKVYRMDWAPLLLHVHSSMRMGASPTDSVLDPDGQARWVKRLFVADNSALPNSLGGPNPTLSCQALATRTAEKIFSAYFGGDTWVDKESPVVTTDPRITARMDRLGL from the coding sequence ATGCGTGATGTCATCGTGATCGGCGCCGGCGGAGGTGGTCCCGTCGTCGCCGCGGAGCTGGCCGGGCGCGGGCTGGACGTGCTGATGCTGGAGGCAGGGCCGCGGCACGCGGCACCGCGGGAGGAGTGGTCGCACGCGGAGAACGACGCGAACAATCCCAACGACGGCTTTCTGCGGTTCGGACCACAGGATCGCCGCAAACCGGCCTGGTTCCGGGAGTGGGCGAACAATATCTTCGTGTGGGAACTGTCCGGCGTCGGGGGCACCACCGCGCACTATTTCGGCAATTGTCCGCGACCTTTCCCCGGCGTGTTCCAGGGATATTCGGGCCCCGACGCCGCCGCCTACGATCGTCAGCACGAATTCCCTTTCAGCTTCGCGGAGTTCGTGCCGTACTTGGAGTGGGTGGAGGCAACGCTGCCCGTGCAGACGGCGGCGATGGGAACCAAGGAGAGCATCACGTTCCGTGGTTGCGAGAACGTCGGCCTTCCGGTGCAGACCTCGCGCACGACCACCGAGGCATCCTTCCGGCCGCAGCAGAACGCCATTCTGCAACCGGGCGGATACGCCGGGCGCAGCGACCGCACCGAGTTGCTGACCTACCCGGCCGCCACCGGCTGCACCTTCTGCGGGCACTGCTTCCAAGGCTGCTACGAGCCCGTCCACGCCCCGCGCAACCTGTTCGCCAAACGCTCGACCGACAACAGCTATGTGCCGCTGGGGTTGGCCGCCGATGCGGTCCGGCCCGGCGGCAGGCCGGTCGAATTACGCGCCGACTCGTTCGTGCGGTCGATCAACTGGGAGGAGCGCGGCGGCGAGGTGGTGGCGACCGGCGTCAGCTGGCGCGAGAACGGCACCGGCGCGGAATTCACCGAGGACGCGCACGTGGTGGTGCTGGCAGGCGGAACGACCCAGAGCCCGCGGCTGTGGCTCAACAGCGGGCTGCCCAACCCCAACGACTGGGTGGGACGCGGGCACACCGACCACTTCCTCGACTGGGTCATCGGCAGTTTCGACGACTACACCGGCAACTCCAAGGGAGCCAACTCCTCGGCCCGCATCGACTTTCCCGGGCGCGGCGGCATCGAGAACGTCGGCCTGACCCCCGCGATCCAGGCGTTCACGATGTGCCTGTCCGACAGCGGGATCAGAGGTGTGTACGACAACGGCCGCGGTCCGTCCGGCCCCTGGGACGGGCCCGCGGGCCGCATCGTCGGCGAGGAACTGATCGAATTGCTGACCGACGGCATCGACCATCTGCTCAACTTCCTCGTGCTCACCGATGACCACGTCGAGCCACGCAACCGGATCACCCTGTCGCTGTTTCCCGCCGACGAGAACGGCGCGCCCGCCAAGATCGACGTGGCACGGCGGCAGCGCAAGCCGCAGACCATCGCGAACCGGGAGTTCATGGCCGCGCGGGCGGCCGAGATCATGCGCGCGGCCGGCGCCAGGAAGGTGTATCGGATGGACTGGGCGCCGCTGCTGCTCCACGTGCACTCCTCGATGCGGATGGGCGCTTCCCCGACCGACTCCGTGCTCGACCCCGACGGGCAGGCGCGCTGGGTCAAGCGGCTGTTCGTCGCCGACAACTCCGCGCTGCCCAATTCCCTCGGCGGCCCCAATCCGACCTTGTCGTGCCAGGCGCTCGCCACTCGGACCGCCGAGAAGATCTTCAGCGCCTACTTCGGCGGGGACACCTGGGTCGACAAGGAGTCGCCGGTGGTGACCACCGACCCTCGTATCACGGCCCGCATGGACCGACTGGGGTTGTGA